The following are from one region of the Pantoea cypripedii genome:
- a CDS encoding enoyl-CoA hydratase/isomerase family protein, protein MSRFENYRNSFNNARLTRSASGVLEVMFHTDGGALLFNGHTHEEFVELFHQIGADPDNRVVILTGAGNAFMENISPDGFDFFTPRGYDKIYREGKKVLMNLLDIEVPVIAALNGPVRLHSEYVLLSDIVLATPDTVFQDKPHFEFGIVPGDGVNLLWPEVIGSVRGRYFLLTRQELDVATAKDWGVVNEILPRDTLLARAHQLAESLAALPPLTSRYTRIALTQKLRRIIDEGAGYGLALEGISAADVALQAASAS, encoded by the coding sequence ATGTCCCGTTTCGAAAATTACCGTAACAGCTTCAACAATGCTCGCCTTACCCGTTCGGCTAGCGGTGTACTGGAGGTGATGTTTCACACCGATGGTGGCGCTTTGCTGTTTAACGGCCATACACACGAAGAATTTGTCGAACTGTTTCATCAGATCGGTGCCGACCCGGATAACCGCGTGGTTATCCTGACAGGGGCAGGCAATGCCTTTATGGAAAATATCAGCCCGGATGGGTTCGATTTCTTCACGCCTCGTGGCTACGACAAAATCTATCGCGAAGGCAAAAAGGTACTGATGAATCTGCTGGACATTGAAGTGCCGGTGATTGCGGCATTAAACGGCCCGGTACGTCTGCATTCAGAATACGTACTGCTCTCTGACATCGTGCTGGCAACACCCGATACCGTATTTCAGGATAAGCCTCATTTCGAATTTGGCATTGTGCCGGGAGACGGCGTCAACCTGCTATGGCCTGAAGTGATAGGCAGCGTGCGTGGTCGCTATTTTCTGCTGACGCGTCAGGAGCTGGATGTGGCAACGGCAAAAGACTGGGGCGTTGTGAATGAGATTTTACCGCGTGACACCTTGCTGGCGCGCGCCCATCAGCTGGCAGAATCGCTTGCCGCCCTGCCACCACTGACGAGCCGTTATACCCGTATCGCCCTGACACAAAAATTGCGTCGCATCATTGATGAAGGAGCGGGTTACGGTCTGGCGCTGGAAGGGATCAGTGCCGCCGATGTGGCTTTACAGGCAGCATCTGCGTCTTAA